A stretch of the Triplophysa dalaica isolate WHDGS20190420 chromosome 19, ASM1584641v1, whole genome shotgun sequence genome encodes the following:
- the LOC130408405 gene encoding multidrug and toxin extrusion protein 1-like, giving the protein MLCNRMGIMERDSIQTIPQIKGDLKQMQRDDSQSQVCCGGCQRKLRSLLPVNYKDELLQVLKLSGPVFISQLMIFLISFISTVFCGHLGKTELASVALAIAVINVTGISVGFGLASAFDTLISQTFGSNNLKRVGVILQRGILILLLACFPCWALLINTEPILLMVKQSPRVASLSQLYINIFIPALPASFMYQLQGRYLQNQGIIWPQVITGAVGNVVNVLINYIFLHLLDLGVAGSAAANTISQYSLAVFLYVYIRWRDLHKATWSGWSRDCLQEWSGFICLALPSMLMLCVEWWAYDIGGFLAGLISETELGAQSIVYELANITYMFPLGFAVATGVRVGNALGAGNTEQAKLSAKVSLVCGLLVATVTATTIGASKDIIGYIFTTEEEIVMRVSNVMTIYSFVHLFDAVAAVAGGIVRGAGKQAIGALYNMVGYYFVGFPIGVSLMFVVNMGIMGLWVGFLVGAFSQSLLFIVIICKLDWKKATQEALVRAGVQQPDTTIQSYAMESMDCIEEISQGSQNIEGGQTDANTDFEALSKAEGGLTEGVALVTVGEVLTTKQLVVRRGLAVFLMLLLLAAGIVLNEILTDFLR; this is encoded by the exons ATGCTTTGTAATCGCATGGGAATTATGGAGAGGGACAGTATTCAAACAATACCTCAAATAAAGGGAGACTTAAAGCAGATGCAGCGTGATGATTCTCAGTCACAGGTTTGTTGTGGAGGATGTCAAAGGAAACTTCGAAGTCTTTTACCAGTGAATTATAAAGATGAACTTTTACAGGTGCTAAAACTGTCTGGACCAGTG TTTATATCTCAGCTGATGATCTTTCTGATCAGTTTCATCAGCACTGTGTTCTGTGGACACTTGGGAAAAACGGAACTAGCTAGTGTTGCTCTGGCTATTGCT GTTATTAATGTTACGGGCATCTCGGTTGGCTTCGGTTTGGCTTCTGCATTTGATACACTCATCTCACAG ACGTTTGGCAGTAATAATCTGAAGCGGGTTGGTGTGATACTGCAGAGAGGGATTCTTATCCTCCTATTGGCCTGTTTTCCCTGTTGGGCGCTGCTCATCAACACAGAACCCATTCTGCTGATGGTAAAACAGAGCCCCAGGGTGGCCAG TTTGTCACAGCtctatataaacatatttataccTGCTTTGCCT GCTTCATTTATGTATCAATTGCAGGGAAGGTATCTTCAAAATCAG GGTATTATTTGGCCTCAGGTCATCACAGGAGCAGTTGGGAATGTCgtcaatgttttaataaactacATCTTCCTTCATCTACTTGATCTTGGTGTAGC AGGCTCTGCTGCAGCAAACACAATTTCTCAGTATTCATTAGCTGTGTTTCTCTATGTCTACATTCGATGGAGAGACCTACATAAAGCCACATGGAGTG GTTGGTCTCGTGACTGTCTGCAGGAATGGAGCGGCTTTATTTGCCTGGCTCTTCCCAGCATGCTCATGCTTTGTGTCGAGTGGTGGGCCTATGACATCGGTGGATTCCTTGCGG ggCTCATCAGTGAGACTGAACTTGGGGCCCAGTCTATTGTCTATGAGCTAGCCAATATTACATATATG TTTCCTCTGGGGTTTGCTGTGGCCACTGGTGTGAGGGTGGGAAATGCACTCGGTGCTGGAAACACAGAACAAGCCAAACTTTCTGCCAAAGTCTCTTTAGTCTGTGGAC TACTTGTTGCTACTGTGACTGCAACAACTATAGGAGCTTCCAAGGACATTATTGGCTACATCTTCACCACTGAAGA GGAAATTGTGATGAGAGTTTCTAACGTCATGACCATATATAGCTTTGTTCATCTTTTTGATGCTGTTGCA GCTGTTGCAGGTGGAATAGTCCGAGGTGCTGGAAAGCAGGCCATTGGTGCTCTTTATAACATGGTTGGATATTATTTTGTGGGATTCCCAATAGGAGTATCCCTGATGTTTGTAGTCAACATGGGCATTATGG GTTTGTGGGTTGGCTTTTTAGTTGGTGCCTTCTCACAGTCTTTGTTATTCATTGTTATCATTTGCAAACTAGACTGGAAGAAAGCCACTCAAGAG gCCTTGGTCAGAGCAGGCGTACAACAACCTGATACCACGATTCAATCCTATGCAATGGAAAGCATGGACTGCATAGAAG AGATCTCACAGGGGTCCCAAAACATTGAAGGAGGTCAAACAGATGCAAACACAGACTTCGAAGCTTTGAGTAAAGCAGAAGGAGGACTAACAGAGGGTGTTGCACTGGTCACAGTTGGAGAGGTCTTGACCACCAAGCAGCTGGTGGTCCGTCGAGGACTGGCTGTTTTCTTAATGCTGCTTCTATTAGCTGCAGGGATTGTGCTGAATGAGATATTGACAGACTTTCTCAGATAG
- the LOC130408281 gene encoding multidrug and toxin extrusion protein 1-like: MDRENTVTKGNRDSSHMESDAASTWSSQIHDDSRGELCSLYYKEAVELVKLAGPAVLSRLMIFLISFVSTMFCGRLGETELTGVALAIAAINVTCLSIGSGLASGCDTLISQTFGSNNLKRVGVILQRGILILLLACFPCWALLINTETILLAFKQSPRVASVAQHYVKIFMPALPAVFMYKLQELYLQNQGIIWPQVIAGAIVNVFNILLNIGVVWHELGLTGYAAANTISQYLLALFLFVCIHLRDLHKATWDGWSREGLQEWGVYLRSALPSMLMLCAELWTFEVGGYLPGLISEIEVGAQYIIYKLASITCMFPLGFAVAAGVRVGNALGAGNTEQAKLSAKVSVVCGLLVSCVIAAIVLATRDIIGYIFSTEKEIVLRASKVLIVFGSFHLFNTSAVIAGGIVRGAGKQAIGALCNNVGYYLVGFPIGVSLMFIVNMGVMGLWVGFLICVFLQTLSFIILLGAMDWNKASQEALVRAGVQEPETRDKFNAIEKYRTGTEDTSQWSEHLEGDQTDANTDLETLNKAEGGQKEGVALVTIGEVLTARQLVVRRGLAVFFMLLIFAAGIVLNEMPTDFLRAINNTIIN, encoded by the exons ATGGACAGAGAAAACACAGTGACAAAAGGTAACAGAGACTCAAGCCATATGGAAAGTGATGCAGCATCAACGTGGAGTTCACAGATACACGATGACAGCCGAGGGGAATTGTGCAGCTTGTATTATAAAGAAGCTGTGGAGTTGGTGAAACTGGCTGGCCCAGCG GTTTTGTCTCGGCTGATGATCTTTCTGATCAGTTTCGTCAGCACTATGTTCTGTGGACGCTTGGGGGAAACTGAACTGACAGGTGTTGCTCTGGCTATTGCT GCTATTAATGTCACCTGCCTCTCTATTGGTTCTGGTTTGGCATCTGGATGTGACACACTCATCTCACAG ACGTTTGGCAGTAATAATCTGAAGCGGGTTGGTGTGATACTGCAGAGAGGGATTCTTATCCTCCTATTGGCCTGTTTTCCCTGTTGGGCGCTGCTCATCAACACAGAGACCATCCTACTGGCTTTCAAACAGAGCCCCAGGGTGGCAAG TGTGGCACAACACTATGTAAAGATATTCATGCCTGCACTGCCT GCTGTTTTTATGTACAAGCTGCAGGAGTTATATTTGCAAAATCAG GGTATTATTTGGCCTCAGGTTATAGCAGGAGCAATTGTgaatgtctttaatattttattgaacatcGGCGTTGTTTGGCACGAACTTGGCTTAAC AGGATATGCTGCAGCGAACACCATTTCGCAGTATTTATTAGCGTTGTTTCTCTTTGTTTGCATCCACTTGAGGGACCTGCATAAAGCCACCTGGGATG GCTGGTCTCGCGAGGGTCTACAGGAATGGGGGGTCTACCTTCGCTCGGCTCTTCCCAGCATGCTCATGCTTTGTGCGGAATTGTGGACATTTGAAGTTGGTGGATACTTGCCAG GGCTTATCAGTGAGATTGAAGTGGGGGCACAGTATATTATCTATAAACTGGCCAGCATCACATGTATG TTTCCTCTGGGGTTTGCAGTAGCCGCCGGTGTGAGGGTGGGAAATGCACTCGGAGCTGGAAACACAGAACAAGCCAAACTGTCTGCCAAAGTCTCTGTAGTCTGTGGAC TACTCGTCTCCTGTGTGATTGCAGCCATTGTTCTAGCTACCAGAGATATTATTGGATACATCTTTAGCACAGAAAA agaAATCGTGCTCAGAGCTTCAAAGGTCTTAATCGTGTTTGGCTCTTTTCATCTATTCAATACCTCTGCG gTTATTGCAGGTGGAATAGTCCGAGGTGCAGGAAAGCAAGCGATTGGTGCTCTTTGCAACAATGTTGGATATTATTTAGTGGGATTTCCAATAGGTGTTTCCCTAATGTTTATTGTCAACATGGGCGTTATGG gtCTGTGGGTTGGGTTTCTTATATGTGTTTTCCTGCAAACCTTGTCCTTTATTATCCTTCTTGGAGCAATGGACTGGAACAAAGCAAGTCAAGAG GCCTTGGTCAGAGCAGGTGTACAAGAACCTGAAACCAGAGATAAATTTAATGCGATTGAAAAGTACAGGACAGGCACAGAAG ACACATCACAGTGGTCTGAGCACCTTGAAGGAGATCAAACTGATGCGAACACAGACTTAGAAACTCTAAATAAAGCAGAAGGAGGACAGAAGGAGGGTGTTGCGCTGGTCACTATCGGAGAGGTCTTGACCGCCAGGCAGCTGGTGGTCCGTCGAGGACTTGCTGTTTTCTTTATGCTGCTTATATTTGCTGCAGGAATTGTTTTGAATGAGATGCCGACTGACTTTCTTAGagcaataaataacacaattataaattaa
- the LOC130408406 gene encoding multidrug and toxin extrusion protein 1, with protein sequence MDGIKAVTQMNGESKQEKCDDALSTSSSQIVCGGCRRKLRSLLPVNYKEEVVHLVKLAGPVFISQLMIFLISFVSTVFCGHLGKTELAGVALAIAVINVTGISIGSGLASACDTLISQTFGGNNLKRVGVILQRGILILLLACFPCWALLINTEPILLTVKQSPRVASLSQLYVKIFMPALPAAFMYQLQGKYLQNQGIIWPQVITGLAGNVLNALINYVFLHVLELGVAGSAAANTISQYSLAVFLYVYIRWKGLHKATWDGWSVDCLQEWGAFIRLAFPSMLMLCVEWWTYEIGGFLAGLISEAELGAQSVVYELANIAFMFPLGFAVAASVRVGNALGAGNTEQAKLSAKVSLVCGLLVSCIVAIFIGSTKDIIGYVFTIEEEIVLRVSQVMIMYGFFHLFDAIAGITGGIVRGAGKQLIGALCNIVGYYFVGFPIGVSLMFAVGMGIVGLWVGMFVCVFLQSIFFIILICKLDWKKATEEALVRAGVQKLETKDESYAMENNGCTEDVSKGAQNIEEGQSDTNTDLEGGSEKAETGVIVTVGEVLTTRQLVVRRGLAVILMLAILAGGIVLNEMLTSFLKST encoded by the exons ATGGACGGTATTAAAGCAGTAACTCAGATGAATGGAGAATCAAAACAAGAGAAATGCGATGATGCCCTGTCAACGTCCAGTTCACAGATTGTTTGTGGAGGATGTCGAAGGAAACTGCGAAGCCTGTTACCAGTAAATTATAAAGAAGAAGTTGTACATTTGGTAAAACTGGCTGGACCAGTG TTTATATCTCAGCTGATGATCTTTCTGATCAGTTTCGTCAGCACTGTGTTCTGTGGACACTTGGGAAAAACTGAACTGGCTGGTGTTGCTCTGGCTATTGCT GTTATTAATGTGACCGGGATCTCTATCGGCTCTGGTTTGGCGTCTGCATGTGATACACTCATATCACAG ACGTTTGGTGGTAATAATCTGAAGCGGGTGGGTGTGATACTGCAGAGAGGGATTCTCATTCTGCTATTGGCCTGTTTTCCCTGTTGGGCGCTGCTCATCAACACAGAACCCATCCTCCTGACTGTAAAACAGAGCCCCAGGGTGGCCAG TCTGTCTCAGCtctatgttaaaatatttatgccCGCACTGCCT GCTGCTTTTATGTACCAGCTTCAGGGCAAATATCTTCAAAATCAG GGTATTATTTGGCCTCAGGTCATCACAGGATTAGCTGGAAATGTCCTCAATGCTTTAATAAACTACGTCTTCCTTCATGTTCTTGAACTTGGCGTTGC TGGATCTGCTGCAGCGAACACAATTTCTCAGTATTCATTAGCTGTGTTTCTCTATGTCTACATTCGCTGGAAGGGCCTGCATAAAGCCACATGGGACG GTTGGTCCGTTGACTGTCTGCAGGAATGGGGGGCATTCATTCGCTTGGCTTTTCCCAGCATGCTCATGCTGTGTGTGGAGTGGTGGACATATGAGATTGGTGGATTCCTGGCAG GGTTGATCAGTGAGGCAGAGCTGGGGGCTCAGTCTGTCGTCTATGAGCTTGCTAATATTGCATTTATG tttcCTCTGGGGTTTGCTGTAGCAGCCAGTGTGAGGGTGGGAAATGCACTCGGAGCTGGAAACACAGAACAAGCCAAACTGTCTGCCAAAGTCTCATTAGTCTGTGGAC TACTTGTTTCCTGTATAGTTGCAATCTTTATTGGATCCACAAAAGACATTATTGGATACGTCTTCACCATAGAAGA AGAAATTGTGCTCAGAGTTTCACAGGTCATGATTATGTATGGCTTCTTTCATCTGTTTGATGCAATTGCG GGCATTACAGGTGGAATAGTCAGAGGTGCTGGAAAGCAACTGATCGGTGCACTTTGCAACATTGTGGGATATTATTTTGTGGGATTTCCAATAGGAGTGTCCCTGATGTTTGCTGTGGGCATGGGTATCGTTG gTTTGTGGGTTGGGATGTTTGTATGCGTCTTCTTACAGTCTATATTCTTCATCATCCTCATTTGCAAACTTGACTGGAAGAAAGCAACTGAAGAG GCCTTGGTGAGAGCAGGTGTGCAAAAACTGGAAACTAAAGATGAATCTTATGCGATGGAAAACAATGGCTGCACAGAAG ACGTTTCAAAGGGTGCACAAAACATTGAAGAAGGCCAAagtgacacaaacacagacctgGAAGGAGGGAGTGAAAAAGCAGAGACTGGTGTCATCGTCACAGTTGGAGAGGTCTTGACCACCCGGCAGCTTGTGGTCCGTCGAGGACTTGCTGTTATTCTTATGTTGGCTATCCTAGCTGGAGGGATTGTGTTGAATGAGATGCTTACCAGCTTTCTCAAGTCCACATAA
- the slc47a1 gene encoding multidrug and toxin extrusion protein 1 isoform X2 codes for MLTINVTTTATGCGLALACDTLVSQTFGSKNLKRVGEILQRSILILLLFCLPCWAMLINAESILLALKQEREVARIAHLYVMAYLPAVPAMFLHHLQVSYLQNQGIILPQMYTAVVANILNVATNYVLLHVLNLGVMGSAAANSISQISICLLLFAYIRWKKLHVKTWDGWSTVSLQEWGSYMKLAIPSTLMLCFEWWVYEIGGFLAGMLGEVDLAAQHVLLELGAITYMFPLGVHAAACVRVGNALGAGDTNRALLTSKMTLVISGILAVFQGIILGSAKSVVGYIFTSDESIVKIVSDNLTLYVFLQFFDALVCVSSGILLGAGKQKIAAVSNLICYYCIGLPVGIALMFLAELRILGLWLGLLICVIIQTCFFTTLIFKLDWKKVTEQAQKRAGKNAKVMCVRQKPSIGQVVVDTLVSEGQNDEQAPDAGASACIPEPWDDITGNKAQLSSNSTEAVGYLKVSTQDQDKAESGLTLATETGEAKQKFLLSMNQLVLRRGLTLLTAVLILIAGIVIHITCPLPEPVSPPHSNLTINWSNFSTPDTFINTTASSIYM; via the exons ACATTTGGCAGTAAGAATCTAAAGCGAGTGGGGGAAATTCTTCAGAGGAGTATACTCATCTTATTGCTCTTCTGTCTGCCATGCTGGGCTATGCTCATCAATGCTGAGTCAATACTTCTCGCTCTGAAGCAGGAAAGAGAGGTGGCAAG GATTGCACATCTGTATGTTATGGCTTACCTCCCTGCTGTTCCT GCCATGTTTCTGCACCATTTGCAGGTGTCTTATCTGCAGAACCAG GGCATCATCCTGCCCCAGATGTACACAGCAGTTGTtgccaatattttaaatgtagcgACAAACTACGTCCTTCTTCATGTACTAAACCTGGGAGTGAT GGGCTCTGCTGCAGCCAACAGTATCTCACAGATTTCCATCTGCCTCCTGCTGTTTGCCTACATACGCTGGAAAAAGCTGCATGTCAAGACATGGGATG GCTGGTCTACTGTATCACTGCAGGAGTGGGGCTCTTACATGAAGTTGGCTATACCCAGCACCCTCATGCTGTGCTTTGAATGGTGGGTTTATGAGATTGGAGGCTTCCTTGCAG GAATGCTGGGAGAGGTGGACCTTGCTGCTCAACATGTGCTGCTGGAGTTAGGGGCCATTACTTACATG tttCCGTTAGGTGTGCACGCAGCTGCCTGTGTTCGTGTGGGAAATGCACTGGGGGCGGGAGACACTAACAGGGCCCTGCTCACCAGTAAAATGACTCTTGTGATCTCAG GAATTTTGGCTGTTTTTCAGGGAATCATTCTGGGTTCAGCAAAGTCTGTGGTGGGCTACATTTTCACCTCTGATGA GAGCATTGTAAAGATTGTCTCAGACAATCTCACTCTCTatgtttttctgcagttttttgATGCTCTTGTG tGTGTGTCTTCAGGCATTCTTCTGGGTGCAGGGAAGCAGAAAATAGCTGCAGTGTCCAACTTGATCTGTTACTACTGCATTGGGTTACCAGTGGGAATAGCGCTGATGTTTCTTGCTGAGCTCAGGATACTTG GACTGTGGCTTGGCCTGTTGATTTGTGTCATTATTCAGACATGTTTCTTCACTACTCTTATCTTCAAGCTCGATTGGAAGAAAGTGACAGAGCAG GCGCAGAAACGTGCAGGCAAAAATGCAAAGGTGATGTGTGTGCGGCAGAAGCCGTCAATCGGGCAAGTTGTGGTTGATACGCTGGTCTCTGAAGGGCAGAATGATGAACAAGCACCTGACGCTGGAGCTTCTGCATGTATACCAGAACCCTGGGATGACATCACTGGGAACAAA GCACAGCTATCAAGTAACAGCACTGAAGCAGTGGGCTATTTGAAAGTGAGCACTCAAGATCAGGATAAAGCTGAAAGTGGACTAACGCTGGCGACTGAAACTGGAGAAGCTAAACAAAAATTTCTGCTCTCTATGAACCAGCTTGTGTTGAGAAGAGGACTGACTTTGTTGACTGCTGTCTTGATTCTGATAGCTGGAATAGTTATCCATATAACCTGTCCTCTTCCAGAGCCTGTCAGTCCACCTCACAGCAACCTTACAATCAACTGGAGCAACTTCTCCACCCCAGACACCTTTATCAACACTACAGCGAGTTCAATCTACATGTAA